The Saccharopolyspora gloriosae genome window below encodes:
- a CDS encoding 2'-5' RNA ligase family protein, with amino-acid sequence MTELPHADQVRNHARWRPGWHSGRTSYAWLLPFADQPGLRHLVNQYQYALRDLPGFDLVPLEWMHILVQEVGFTDEVPPEKIDSLVEAARKRLTGFNPLSLAFHRAVVLPESLSLPAEPQTTLLDLRAGLRAATADALGDDQVPGEPEEVDRHISLAFSTTEGPAIFAVATLGGTEVDPTTAKTSAVSLVRLNRDHSCSEWETLAQVPLG; translated from the coding sequence GTGACCGAATTGCCGCACGCCGACCAGGTCCGCAACCACGCCCGCTGGCGTCCCGGATGGCATTCCGGCCGCACCAGCTACGCCTGGCTGTTGCCGTTCGCCGACCAGCCCGGACTCCGCCACCTGGTCAACCAGTACCAGTACGCGCTGCGCGACCTGCCCGGGTTCGACCTCGTCCCGCTGGAGTGGATGCACATCCTGGTGCAGGAGGTCGGGTTCACCGACGAGGTACCGCCGGAGAAGATCGACTCCCTGGTGGAGGCCGCCCGCAAGCGCCTCACCGGGTTCAACCCGCTGTCGCTGGCGTTCCACCGCGCCGTGGTGCTGCCCGAGTCGCTGTCGCTGCCCGCCGAACCGCAGACCACGCTGCTGGACCTGCGCGCCGGGCTCCGGGCCGCGACCGCCGACGCGCTCGGGGACGACCAGGTCCCCGGCGAGCCGGAAGAGGTCGACCGGCACATCAGCCTCGCGTTCTCCACCACCGAAGGTCCCGCGATCTTCGCCGTGGCCACGCTCGGCGGCACCGAAGTCGACCCGACGACGGCGAAGACCTCCGCGGTCTCCCTGGTGCGCCTGAACCGCGACCACTCCTGCTCAGAATGGGAAACCCTCGCGCAGGTACCGCTTGGGTGA